Proteins encoded by one window of Lathyrus oleraceus cultivar Zhongwan6 chromosome 1, CAAS_Psat_ZW6_1.0, whole genome shotgun sequence:
- the LOC127115333 gene encoding uncharacterized protein LOC127115333, with protein sequence MKEVIAEKRPIRDGSVTLNEKCNEISPSRRIPNKQKDHGAVTVPFTIKYRTFKLVLIDSRASVSLMPLSIYQRLGIGNVSDTRTNLKFADHSIKNAYGIAEDVLVTIKQFGFPIDFMIIDIPEDEETPIILGRPFMRTSRCNSDIDHDTLTLKVYDDKITLNVLKNRRLEVEKEYHYQVGMIRKDVKGQSDIPTSEKVSRRPSQLVSPPLATPSGKTLISIPKAMRNKIK encoded by the coding sequence ATGAAAGAGGTAATCGCTGAAAAGAGACCAATAAGAGATGGGTCGGTAACCTTGAATGAAAAGTGTAATGAAATATCACCAAGTAGGAGAATCCCAAACAAGCAAAAGGATCATGGAGCGGTCACAGTCCCATTCACTATAAAATACAGAACTTTCAAGCTAGTACTAATTGATTCTAGAGCAAGTGTGAGTCTGATGCCATTGTCAATATACCAAAGGCTTGGTATTGGAAATGTCAGTGATACAAGGACAAATCTTAAGTTTGCAGATCACTCCATAAAGAATGCATATGGGATAGCGGAAGACGTACTGGTAACAATAAAGCAATTTGGTTTTCCTATTGATTTTATGATCATAGACATACCTGAGGATGAAGAGACACCTATCATTCTTGGTCGACCATTCATGCGGACAAGTCGATGCAATTCCGACATAGACCACGACACACTAACTTTAAAAGTTTATGATGATAAAATAACCTTGAATGTTCTTAAAAATAGGAGGCTAGAGGTGGAAAAAGAATATCACTATCAAGTAGGCATGATCAGGAAAGATGTGAAAGGCCAAAGTGACATTCCAACATCAGAAAAAGTCTCAAGAAGGCCATCTCAACTGGTCTCACCTCCATTAGCAACCCCGAGTGGAAAAACTCTTATTTCCATTCCAAAAGCCATGAGAAATAAGATAAAGTGA